The Sabethes cyaneus chromosome 3, idSabCyanKW18_F2, whole genome shotgun sequence DNA window CAAAAGTAAAAGGGCTTGAATAGATTTTTTAATTTAGCAATGTTTGACTAGGTAAAAGATGCTAAGCAAATAAATAGTATAATGCAATACACAGAAAGGATTTCAAAAACTTGTTCTACAGTTTAAAACCAGTGCGTTGTAACGATACAGATCGATTCTGTTTGATTCCTCTTTTATTCCATATAAATCACATCAGAAAAGTTATAAACTATAGAATGATTAACATCAGATTGAGATCCCTCCTGTTGGAAGCTCTGGTCTAAACATTTAACACCTTCATTTTCAGTATAGGATTTTGAAAATAGTGCATTGTATATTGCTACTAGTCGTAAGTTTGTTTAGAATCAAGTATCTCTTTCATAAATATAGTTGCCCTGTTAAGGGACCAAATAAATCCTTCTACGTTGATGCGCTATAAAGAGGCGCAATCGCAAATAACATGGGAACATAGGATAAAACCTGTTTTCTGCTGTCGGAGACATCCTCTCGTTTTGGTATTATAAGATCAGTAATGTGAGGGAAAGCTATGCTCTAATAAACTAAAACATAAAAACTAGTTTCAATATTATAGCTTTGAATGTTGTACATTCTAAAAAGACCATCAAACGACAAAATCGATAATTTGGCTGAAGGCAAAGAAGAGCTATAGGAAACAAAAGTTTTCCTTTTACAGATAGAACAGTTTATCGTTGAGACTCTCGTCGGGATTCCGTTTTACTGATTGTCCGATCAAATAGGCCATTTTGTGAGCGTACTGAAAGAAAAGATACGAATATTAATTAGATTAGATAGAAGACATGTAAAGCTTACCTGACAACAGGCCGGGACGCGCACGCTTCCTGGCCAATTGTAATAGAGATAGCACAGTTTGTAGCTTAGCCGTTGCAAAATATCTGGGCTGTAATCCGGTTGATTGCACACCACGATATAATGCGTGGGAGAGACGCTGCCCTGTCGAACTGATTGCGGAACGAGGAAATAGTCGAAGTGGTGTCGTCTAGTGACGGTATGATCCAGCACAGTACCCGGGTTCGGATTGTCCAGATTGGTTTGTCCGTCAATctacaagaaaaaagaaacaggtTATTTGGCAAGCTCTTCAGATTTTAACCATTACAAGATGCTTTTCTAACTTACACGAAACATGCGCGTATTTATGCGCTTCTGAACGACAACGAATGCTATCTGCGGACAGTAATCGGGAGCAAGAAGTTTGCACGCCTCCTGAAGCTGAGGTATTTCGTATTCCGAACACATACGCAGCTGGCCGTCACCGACACCGTCCCTGAGGAATAGTAAATATTGCATTGTGGAGTCAATAACACAGAAAACCTAAGGATAAAATTGGTTGAGAATAACGAAAAGCTGCGATCTATAAAAGATCCCTGAGCAGTCGATTCAACCTGTATTAATAAACGTTGTTTTGCATATTGAATAAAACTCGAATTTTCAATCATGATAATTAGAACGTGTATCAAGTTCTGGATGTTAGAAAATGGCAGTTGACTTTTAGCAAAGTTTGGCAGCTAAGTTTGTTAAGAAAATGCTCAAAATAGCAGGGTGGAATTAACCAAACGCAAAAAGTTTTGTTGCTCACCTgaaaatgattactttatcaggAAGCACACAATTAAGCTTCTGATATGCTTTCAGTGATTTTTCCAACGACGCACACAGCCCGTTCATGAACTCTTCCTTTTTGTTCTGAATGCAGGCTCGCGAATACCAGCGGGTGTAATCTCCGTTGAGCGAAGCCACAAATGCCGAAACAGAGCTACTCTTCTGCTTCGGGTCATGGTAGGTATCGATTCCGGCGATCATAACATTGGTGAACGGGATCTTGATGCTCCAGAGCGTTCCACCAAGTTTGCAGTTCATCTGAAGAATGATCTTCTGCACAATGGCACGATTCTTCGACTCGTTGCTCAGCGTCCGTGCGTTGATGACCTGCGACGGCACTGGAATTTCCGAACAACAGATTCGTTTTATTGCCGCGTAGCGGTCGTCGCGAGAGGTCGGACAAATGATAACTACGATCTGCGTGTCTTGGCGAATTTTCGAACGCAGTACCTGTACGTACTGTTCGGTTCTATCGGCATTTAAAACCTCAATCTGTGGTGGAGCGATCTGTATGCCCATAGGGCGGCAGCTTCGGTCGACACAGTCCATAAACGATCTGGCGACTTTAGCATCCTTTCCGGTGTGAATAAGCAACCAGCTGCGAATGTTGACCACTTGCAGCATATGATTGCTGGTTACTGCCCGATTAAAATCGCCAGCTCTGCCCACTCCGATTTCGGCGCCATTGCCAAACCTGACTTTTTCCTCATCGAAACAGCGTCCTTTCATTATAATGGGTTCCATATCAAGTTTTAGACCCCAAACTTCCAGGATCTCTCGGGCTTCGCGGTTATCATTTACATTGCGACAAAACTGACGCATACTATTCAGTCGCTGATTCGGAGAAACACGAGTGAATGCGGCAATATCACGCATCACTTTGAAATCGCTGCGCATTTCATCGGTTAGTCCCGTCAGATAGCAAATCTCCGGAATAAGGCACATCATCATTTCCTGCATTTTATCTTGTCCAGCTACCCGGCGCTCCCGGCGGTGGATCAGCAGCGGCTGCTTCATATCGGTGATGTCAATGTTGTACTGCTGTTTGTAGTACTGAATGTAAGAAATCTCTTTTCCACTGGCCTGGAAGGTCATCATGGGATTCTGGTCAAATAAAATATCATCGATGCGATACGTTTTGTTGTTATAACGCGTTAAAATGACGGCACCTGATAAAAAGGAAACATTTAACGCTAATTAATGTTACATTCCAAAACACGCTTACCTAGGAGAGACTTTGTAGACAAGTTTTTATAATCCTGTGGATTTGATCGAGCCAATATTTTGATATGATCGAGAACGGTCGTCTGCAACAGCACACGATGTGAAACGTCCAGATTCAACATCAGTCCACCCTCGTACTCGTCGACGGCGCTGACATAGCCGGGCCAAATTTCCAACCTATGCTGCGGAATCAGCTTCGGAGCGGATGGATCAAAATTTTTCCGTGCCATTTCGACCATTTTTAGCACCTTCATGATCCGTTGGAACAGAATATTGTAGAACTGTACATTTTCACTCATTCGTTGTTTTCTCTTGAATATAATCTTTATCGTCACCTCGTGGCCATCAACCGGATTCTTCGAATAGAGAATTGTTTCCGGGTTTGGAAGTTTTTTTGGTAAATAAAGCTTAACGCCGTCAAAAGTTTTAGCATTCCCAATGACATCAGCATGCTGCGCAATGTAACGTGAGCGAACAGCTTTGGAATCTACTTCCGGAGAAAAACGAACTTCGTACTCATAGATTCCGCGATCGGGATTGCATGCAATTCTTATGTAATTGGTCATCAACTCCACAGGAGTTCCTAAAATTTTAATGCAAATGTAacgtcatatatttttgtcccTCCCAAATACTAACCTCTTGTTCCAGTCTTAACAACCGGCGCCTTTTCAACTTCAATCGTTTCAACGACACTTATTGTTGCTTGCGACATCTTGTCCGACAAATCGGAATCTTTCTTGCTGCCATTGGTCGGTGGGGAGATCGTTCCCGGGGCTGTGTTCAGCAATTGCTGAATAAATCTCCCACGTCCTCCACCGATGGTAGAAATTCTGGCAGAAGTGACGGAGCTGGCATCATCGGATGTGACCGAGCGAGCTGGCTCAACCGGTTGCTGTATCAGTGCCGCAATAAACTGAGCACGACCACGGCCTACGTACGACGGAGCTCCGGAAACGATACTGGACTGCTGGTCCGATTCTGACGAACCTGCTCCGGATGTTCCCGTTCCTGCAATAGTAGCCGCACCCGCTACGAGCTGGCCACGACCGATAATTTTACGCTGGGTCGTAGGCGTACTTTCCGGTGTGCGTGTTTGAAAGCCGCTATCTACTCCTTCGCTGGGAGTGCCACCAGACAAGGGAAGCGATCGGTCTCCATCGCCGGAAGAACTGGACTGACTCAAAAAAGTTCGCACCAAGTTTAATCTGGAGGACATTCTTACGTGTGCTAGAAACAATGAAAAACAGTTGAAACGTTTTTTTGGGACCACTGATTCTGATAAATTTTAGCAACGTAGTTTTTAACTGACTCAGGTTTCTTTGTAGCAGAGCAATGCGTCATTATACACAGAAACATGTAACTTACCGGTTCAACACGTTTAAATGGCACCTTATTTTTAGAGCAAAAGCTAATCTGTCTTACTTtgatgcaatttttaaattgtcCGGTAGCCGCACTTTTAAAATACCTTAAAAACTGCAGTAGCTTCTAAAAAGTTGTATTGTAACTCAACTCAAGGAAGGCAAACGCAAAAGACAGAAAATGGAACTGCTTGTGCTTGTACGTGTGTGTAACAAACTGGAACTGCTCAATTTACAAGAAGGGTTTTCAGATGTACATGTTTATCCACATATTGCATACTTTTATATCCTGGTGTGGTAGACTTTAGTAATATGCAgagatttgcagtttttatcgtttttaaaaatttcgtgCGGATTTGTTCTATGATTTTCTAAGGCTATATTTCTTAAGCCTCGAACTGTTTTTTCGGATTTAGAGCATTTTTCATTTCGGTTTTCTAGTAATTGGAATTTTCAGAAAAATCTGGCATCTTTGCGCAAAAGTGCCGCGGTCGCAGTGAGTGACGTGAGTGACCACCATGATGCCAGATTTACAAACATTTGTGCATGCTTAAATTTGGGATTCACCAATGTTTTAGCTTCGCCACCAGTATTCCAAACAAGCAACGACTGGAAATCATTAAAGAATGTAAAGGCCCAgccacaatgcatacggatttaactatgttgcggaaatttgacagaaaacccatggaaaaactgccaaattgcagcaacgtagtaaaatccgtatgcattgtgtttggggcttaagaaacaaaatgatttttgactataattttttattcactcacatatctagatagaattaacaaaagggcaaaTGTCGCAGGTGTAAAAAAACTGATGAGAGTTTGTTGCGGCAGAAAGTCGCATTGTAATCCATCGCAGTTAGCGTCTATTGTCCAGCCGAAGCCAGTAACAAAACGCTATTGTCCGTTCAACTGAACGTGATGCACAAAGGCTATTATTCTGACCATGAAATAAATCTACcgcaagtgtataaaaggcgaataataaatagcaatcaACACAGTGCACTAGCAACCACCGCTGTTTGCGGATGGTTGCCGTAAGATAAATCTAGCGTTTTATTTTAGTGTGAAGACgtccagtcccgttggtaatcggcccccctaacgacgatccggaacagagttattttttgctggagtagCATAAGAAAATCAATTCTcacccggtttgtttacgcttgcgataTTCACTTTTTTGTTGATTCTGTCTTCATATGAGCAATTCCATGAGTGTAAAAGGGATGAAGGAGCTTTGTAATCGCGAATTGAAGTAAGAACGAACAAAACGGCGAATGTTGCAACCACGAAAAAACCGAGCGTAAGCTGATTTTCTTATGCTGATCCAGCCGAAACCCAAAAATTTATAAccagaattagtcatatatcggttgccacaactaatTTATATAAACTTTGTTAAGTTGGAATTACACTACGACCGTCAGCGAACATCAACGGCAACGTATCGTAACGGAACGTCAGTGAGGGCGCATTCAGCGcattcacttacttacttacttacttaggtggcttgccgtcctaagacaaagcctgttgaacaaagtttctccatgtaactcggttgagggctaccgctctccaattccaagtactctccgccagatctcgctccacctggtctacccatcttgctcgctgcgctcctggtcgtcttgttcctaccggatttgaggcgaacaccatctttgcagggtagttgtccggcattcttgcaacatgccctgcccatcgtatccgtccagctttagccaccttctggatcctaggttcgccatagagctgtgcgagttcatggttcatcatccgcctccatactccgttttcctgacgccgccgaagatggttcttagaactcgtcgttcgaaaactccgagcactcgtaggtcctcctcgagcagtgtccatgtttcatacccgtagagaacaaccagtctaataagcgtcctgtacagggtgcactttgtacggggacttagtctgctcgaccgcaattgcatgtggagcccatagtaagcacgacttccgctgataatacgcctccgaatgtcacggctggtatcattgtccgccgttatcagtgagccaaggtagacaaactcatcgactacctcaaactcatcgccatcgatcaatatactactgcccaagcggtgtcgttcggcctcggttccgctggccagcatgtactttgttttaaacgtatttacctttaacccaatcttttctgcttcgcgctttaatctggtgtactgttcagccaccgccacagatgttctgccgataatatccatgtcatcggcaaagcagacgaattgactagatttgttgaatatcgtgccccgcgtgttgatatccgctcggttcatgacaccttgtagcgctatgttgaacagcaggcatgaaagaccatcaccttgccgaagccctctgtgtgattcgaatgaacttgacaatccacccgaaatccgaacacagcactgtataccatccatcgtagatttaatcagtttgatgagcttcctggggaagctgttctcgtccatgattttccatagctctttgcgagcgatggtatcatatgcggctttgaaatcaacgaataaatgatgcgtgggaattctgtattcacggcccttttggatgatttgccgcagtgtaaatatttgatccgctgtagatcgaccttcgacgaagccggcttgataagttcccacaaatctattcgcaattggtgatagacggcggaaaatgatttgggacagcactttataggcggcattgagaacggtgatcgctcgatagttctcacagtccaactagtcgccctttttatagatcgagcagataaccccatctttccactcctccccCAAGCAACCAacagttcgaatttcacttaaggaacgaacttgcaagctcatatttggttcaaatttagttccacagAACTTTCTTgttgaacaaccagacactacatttgtaaaccgaacttcattctcaataaagtaccgttaatatatGCAGCAACttaaaagttcaacatgcagcttgaaagttcaagatgcaacttgaaagtaactaagagttcggataatggtgtctaaggaaggctAATAAGCTTTATGTTTATGGATCTACAGCTTGCTAAACAGCTCTATTTTAATTAACCAAACTTCAAAGTAGTCTTGAGtccgctgcatagagcgctaagcagcttctaaagaaactttgtcaaaaattcataaaataacattttaagttctatttttatacttttctattttttacctCCGCTTCCTCCTAACTTCTGTCGGTTCATGCGAAtaagatagaccatataaaaaaaatctaactaACACCGATCGCTGCTGGATTTGTACCCGAGCATTccgcgttgcaagcctatcctgatgcattgcgccatctctgacgccgctagagagctttccagttatgtgtgtattggtgcttgaaaatgaggcaaacaacaacagtaaacaaaagagatgcattcctttgtcaccaaggtacagaatgaatttcgtcttccgctggcttaaataccagcaaattttcaaaatatgtgcttgaatttggaacaggatggaaaatttgaccgaaatatgtgctctgcagtgtggcaaacggagaaataCAACTATAGTAATTGCTATTTTTcggttcctccagcatcagctgttccccaaaatgaggtaaacatcatgtatatacacgcgtatttcgtgttcgctagtgtgggtgcttgagctgtcagaaagctctagtgacataaattttgccgatgagttgttcttgagtgtAAGGTAGTGTCGGTAGTGCCATTAAATGGGGGCAACTGCAGTGTTTCATTTTCCTCAATGATTGGAAGTAAGAtacattcattttcagagtCCGGAATGAAGTCTGCATggcgttgattgaagtctccatagatgttcggcaatttggaaaaatgcttcgtAAGACGATTTATGAGCATGGTCTGGAGGAAAATACACTGAGgcaaatacagtggacccccgttcgtttgaacgattcctcatgcaaactaacggggttagtttttaatttgaacaactggcaactctacatatgctggaacttgtgtgatctggtcgccctactctttgttattgttttggtggtttgattcagttggaagttggaagcagcgaatatttcattctccgatcggatttctatcataatcgttgggaaaacgcaatgtgaaacagattaaacacgctagatcaggacaaacaaatcgcgtttatgcgcattgtctgcataagcaaatgatgtcatgttgagaatgacatttgaaccatttttaatttgcacgttgtgcaaaccaacggggtgcaaattaaaaagtgttcagattaaaagcggtcaaacgaacgggggtccacggtacatgTGTTTCACCTGctatcagggttgccacatgcacagattattctgtgtttaacagatatttgaaagaaatcgcctgtacagaatctgtatgcatagaatacagattttcgccaattacacagatttaacagatttttgagcttttacataagagtgaaagagacggaaatagtcagcaaaatgactctccgtctctctcacgcttattgttttgcattggacagattttttcatagatatttttcctcgctgtacagatggccagatttttccaataaaaaacacagaattatatgtggcatccctgcctgCTATACGTGATTTCACTCAGACCTGCgcaaattctttaaattttgttgtgattataatttcagaattgaaattagacgacaaagctatgaggaccccgccacccgacttcttttgagactcaagaaaatttctgtcgTCTCTGAATACGTTAAAGGCACTTCCGAAAATGTCTTCACTTTTTACGCTTGCGTCCCAGCTTGTTTCAGTTGCCGGAATAATAGAAAAGAATGAACtttgtaaatttttatagaTATCCTTCATTTTTGCTGGACTTTTCATCCTGTCCATCCTGTCGAtttcatccatccatccagtCACATCCTGTC harbors:
- the LOC128744322 gene encoding protein argonaute-3, producing the protein MSSRLNLVRTFLSQSSSSGDGDRSLPLSGGTPSEGVDSGFQTRTPESTPTTQRKIIGRGQLVAGAATIAGTGTSGAGSSESDQQSSIVSGAPSYVGRGRAQFIAALIQQPVEPARSVTSDDASSVTSARISTIGGGRGRFIQQLLNTAPGTISPPTNGSKKDSDLSDKMSQATISVVETIEVEKAPVVKTGTRGTPVELMTNYIRIACNPDRGIYEYEVRFSPEVDSKAVRSRYIAQHADVIGNAKTFDGVKLYLPKKLPNPETILYSKNPVDGHEVTIKIIFKRKQRMSENVQFYNILFQRIMKVLKMVEMARKNFDPSAPKLIPQHRLEIWPGYVSAVDEYEGGLMLNLDVSHRVLLQTTVLDHIKILARSNPQDYKNLSTKSLLGAVILTRYNNKTYRIDDILFDQNPMMTFQASGKEISYIQYYKQQYNIDITDMKQPLLIHRRERRVAGQDKMQEMMMCLIPEICYLTGLTDEMRSDFKVMRDIAAFTRVSPNQRLNSMRQFCRNVNDNREAREILEVWGLKLDMEPIIMKGRCFDEEKVRFGNGAEIGVGRAGDFNRAVTSNHMLQVVNIRSWLLIHTGKDAKVARSFMDCVDRSCRPMGIQIAPPQIEVLNADRTEQYVQVLRSKIRQDTQIVVIICPTSRDDRYAAIKRICCSEIPVPSQVINARTLSNESKNRAIVQKIILQMNCKLGGTLWSIKIPFTNVMIAGIDTYHDPKQKSSSVSAFVASLNGDYTRWYSRACIQNKKEEFMNGLCASLEKSLKAYQKLNCVLPDKVIIFRDGVGDGQLRMCSEYEIPQLQEACKLLAPDYCPQIAFVVVQKRINTRMFRIDGQTNLDNPNPGTVLDHTVTRRHHFDYFLVPQSVRQGSVSPTHYIVVCNQPDYSPDILQRLSYKLCYLYYNWPGSVRVPACCQYAHKMAYLIGQSVKRNPDESLNDKLFYL